A stretch of the Amycolatopsis sp. BJA-103 genome encodes the following:
- the nucS gene encoding endonuclease NucS → MRLVIARCQVDYAGRLTAHLPMATRLLLVKADGSVSVHSDDRAYKPLNWMSPPCWLIEDGKLWIVENKQGEKLVIKIDEIFHDHAQELGVEPGLQKDGVEAHLQELLAEHIKTLGDGYTLVRREFPTAIGPVDIMARDAAGASVAVEIKRRGEIDGVEQLTRYLELLNRDPLLAPVQGVFAAQIIKPQARVLAEDRGIRCLTLDYDALRGIESDEFRLF, encoded by the coding sequence GTGCGCCTAGTGATCGCTCGCTGCCAGGTCGACTACGCCGGCCGTCTGACCGCCCATCTGCCGATGGCCACCCGGCTGCTGCTCGTGAAGGCCGACGGCTCGGTGTCCGTGCACTCGGACGACCGTGCCTACAAGCCGCTCAACTGGATGAGCCCGCCTTGCTGGCTGATCGAGGACGGCAAGCTGTGGATCGTCGAGAACAAGCAGGGGGAGAAGCTCGTCATCAAGATCGACGAGATCTTCCACGACCACGCCCAGGAACTCGGCGTGGAACCTGGCCTGCAGAAGGACGGCGTCGAGGCGCACCTGCAGGAACTGCTCGCCGAGCACATCAAGACCCTCGGTGACGGCTACACCCTGGTGCGGCGGGAGTTCCCGACCGCGATCGGGCCGGTCGACATCATGGCGCGTGACGCCGCGGGTGCCAGTGTCGCCGTCGAGATCAAGCGGCGCGGCGAGATCGACGGCGTCGAGCAGCTGACGCGGTACCTCGAACTCCTCAACCGCGACCCGCTGCTGGCGCCGGTGCAGGGCGTCTTCGCGGCGCAGATCATCAAGCCGCAGGCGAGGGTGCTGGCCGAGGACCGGGGGATCCGGTGCCTCACGCTGGACTACGACGCGCTGCGCGGCATCGAGTCGGACGAGTTCCGCCTCTTCTGA
- a CDS encoding enoyl-CoA hydratase-related protein: MAEYEHILVKRDGDTVTVTMNRAARRNSLSADHLEELLAAFREVGETDATGIVLAGAGPVFSAGHDFDDVDSRDLTGVRELLRVCTDLMGTMQSVPQVVVARVHGLATAAGCQLVATCDLAVAAESAGFALPGGKGGWFCHTPAVPVARSIGRKRLMELALTGDVVDAATALDWGLVNRVVPDDSLDEAVASLLARATRGSRASKALGKQTLYAQLDRPEADAYALALEVMASASQLPGAREGMAAFLEKRSPVWPD; the protein is encoded by the coding sequence ATGGCCGAGTACGAGCACATCCTCGTGAAACGGGACGGGGACACCGTCACCGTCACCATGAACCGCGCCGCGCGGCGGAACTCGCTGTCGGCGGACCACCTCGAGGAACTGCTCGCGGCGTTCCGCGAGGTGGGGGAGACCGACGCCACCGGGATCGTCCTGGCCGGCGCCGGACCGGTGTTCTCGGCGGGACACGACTTCGACGACGTCGACTCGCGAGACCTGACGGGTGTCCGTGAGCTGCTGCGGGTGTGCACGGACCTGATGGGCACGATGCAGTCGGTGCCGCAGGTCGTCGTCGCGCGGGTGCACGGGCTCGCGACCGCGGCGGGCTGCCAGCTGGTGGCCACCTGCGACCTCGCCGTCGCCGCCGAATCCGCCGGGTTCGCCCTGCCCGGCGGCAAGGGCGGATGGTTCTGTCACACCCCCGCGGTGCCGGTGGCCCGGTCGATCGGGCGGAAACGCCTGATGGAACTGGCGCTCACCGGCGACGTCGTCGACGCGGCGACCGCGCTGGACTGGGGCCTGGTGAACCGCGTGGTCCCGGACGACTCGCTGGACGAAGCCGTCGCCTCGCTCCTGGCGCGCGCGACGCGGGGGAGCCGGGCGAGCAAGGCGTTGGGGAAGCAGACCCTCTACGCGCAGCTGGACCGGCCCGAGGCCGACGCCTACGCGCTGGCGCTGGAGGTCATGGCCTCGGCGTCGCAGCTGCCCGGGGCGCGGGAGGGAATGGCGGCCTTCCTGGAGAAGCGATCCCCGGTTTGGCCTGACTGA
- a CDS encoding sodium:solute symporter family protein, whose product MHVLADANLRLDASPIDYVLLAFYFALVLGIGYMARRSVSSSLDFFLSGRSLPAWVTGLAFISANLGAVEIMGMSANGVLYGLPTFHYFWIGAIPAMLFLGIVMMPFYYGSKVRSVPEFMLRRFGKPAHLVNGISFASAQILIAGANLFLLASVVNLLLGWPLWVSIIVAAAVVLSYTALGGLSAAIYNEVLQFFVIVAALLPLTIVGLVKVGGWQGLVDKVTAGPGGEAQLSSWPGDNLTGFGNSFLSILGLVFGLGFVLSFGYWTTNFVEVQRAMASKSMSAARRTPIIGAFPKMFIPFIVIIPGMIAAVTVSEYVQDKQILLDGGEAPSGVTANNAILLLMRDLLPNGMLGVAIAGLLASFMAGMAANLSSFNTVFTYDIWQSYVKKNESDGYYLRLGRLVTAAGTVLAIGTAFIASNSGNILTYLQDLFSFFNAPLFATFILGMFWKRMTPTAGWVGLVAGTASAITVWLLSQAGVLGLTGQGVSFVAAGTAFAVDIVVSVAVSLATAPKPEAQLVGLVYSLTPKESLKHDETGDDAGWYRKPGLLAGIVLILTIVLNIIF is encoded by the coding sequence TTGCACGTGCTGGCCGATGCGAACCTGCGGCTCGACGCGAGTCCTATCGACTACGTCCTGCTCGCCTTCTACTTCGCGCTGGTGCTCGGCATCGGGTACATGGCGCGAAGGTCGGTCTCGAGTAGCCTGGACTTCTTCCTCTCCGGCCGTTCGCTGCCCGCGTGGGTCACCGGCCTCGCCTTCATCTCGGCGAACCTCGGCGCCGTCGAGATCATGGGTATGTCGGCCAACGGCGTGCTCTACGGCCTGCCGACCTTCCACTACTTCTGGATCGGCGCGATCCCGGCGATGCTGTTCCTCGGCATCGTGATGATGCCGTTCTATTACGGCTCGAAGGTCCGCAGTGTCCCGGAGTTCATGCTCCGCCGGTTCGGCAAACCCGCCCACCTCGTCAACGGCATCAGCTTCGCGAGTGCGCAGATCCTCATCGCCGGCGCGAACCTGTTCCTGCTCGCCAGTGTCGTGAACCTCCTGCTCGGCTGGCCGTTGTGGGTGTCGATCATCGTCGCGGCCGCGGTCGTGCTCTCCTACACCGCGCTCGGCGGTCTCTCCGCCGCGATCTACAACGAGGTTCTGCAGTTCTTCGTGATCGTCGCGGCGTTGCTGCCGCTGACCATCGTCGGCCTGGTGAAGGTCGGCGGCTGGCAGGGCCTGGTCGACAAGGTGACCGCCGGCCCCGGCGGCGAGGCACAGTTGTCCTCCTGGCCGGGTGACAACCTCACCGGCTTCGGCAACAGCTTCCTCTCCATCCTCGGCCTCGTCTTCGGCCTCGGTTTCGTGCTGTCGTTCGGTTACTGGACCACGAACTTCGTCGAAGTCCAGCGCGCCATGGCCTCCAAGAGCATGTCGGCCGCGCGGCGGACGCCGATCATCGGCGCGTTCCCGAAGATGTTCATCCCGTTCATCGTGATCATCCCCGGCATGATCGCCGCGGTCACCGTGTCCGAGTACGTCCAGGACAAGCAGATCCTGCTCGACGGCGGCGAAGCGCCCAGCGGGGTCACCGCGAACAACGCGATCCTGCTGCTGATGCGCGACCTGCTGCCCAACGGCATGCTCGGCGTCGCGATCGCCGGTCTCCTCGCGTCCTTCATGGCCGGTATGGCGGCGAACCTGAGTTCGTTCAACACCGTCTTCACCTACGACATCTGGCAGTCGTACGTGAAGAAGAACGAGTCCGACGGCTACTACCTCCGTCTCGGCCGCCTGGTCACCGCGGCGGGCACGGTGCTGGCGATCGGCACCGCGTTCATCGCGTCGAACTCCGGGAACATCCTGACCTACCTGCAGGACCTGTTCTCCTTCTTCAACGCGCCGCTGTTCGCCACCTTCATCCTCGGCATGTTCTGGAAGCGGATGACGCCGACGGCGGGCTGGGTCGGCCTTGTCGCCGGTACCGCGTCAGCGATCACCGTGTGGCTGCTTTCGCAGGCCGGGGTCCTCGGGCTCACCGGGCAGGGCGTCAGCTTCGTGGCCGCCGGTACGGCGTTCGCCGTCGACATCGTGGTCAGCGTCGCGGTTTCGCTCGCCACCGCGCCGAAGCCGGAAGCCCAGCTGGTCGGCCTCGTCTACTCCCTCACCCCGAAGGAGTCGCTGAAGCACGACGAAACCGGTGACGACGCGGGCTGGTACCGCAAGCCGGGCCTGCTCGCGGGCATCGTGCTGATCCTGACCATCGTGCTCAACATCATCTTCTAG
- a CDS encoding cysteine hydrolase family protein — translation MTTENTKALLVIDVQRGFDKPVWGPRNNPGAEANIKALVDAYQERGLPIVLVHHDSVRPGSSLQPGQEGNHFKPELDGVRADLVFGKKVNSAFHGDIDLDGWLKTRGITSFVLAGIQTNFCCETTARVGGNLGYDVTFALDATFTFDLAGPDGSVLTADELYRATATNLHGGGFATVTSTKEILGSL, via the coding sequence ATGACCACTGAGAACACCAAGGCCCTGCTCGTGATCGACGTCCAGCGCGGCTTCGACAAGCCCGTCTGGGGCCCGCGCAACAACCCCGGCGCGGAGGCCAACATCAAGGCGCTCGTCGACGCCTACCAGGAGCGCGGGCTGCCGATCGTGCTGGTGCACCACGACTCCGTGCGGCCCGGCTCGTCGCTCCAGCCCGGCCAGGAGGGCAACCACTTCAAGCCCGAACTCGACGGGGTGCGCGCGGACCTGGTGTTCGGCAAGAAGGTCAACTCGGCCTTCCACGGCGACATCGACCTCGACGGCTGGCTGAAGACGCGCGGCATCACGTCGTTCGTGCTCGCCGGTATCCAGACGAACTTCTGCTGCGAGACCACCGCTCGCGTCGGCGGCAACCTCGGCTACGACGTGACCTTCGCGCTCGACGCCACGTTCACCTTCGACCTCGCCGGGCCGGACGGGAGCGTCCTCACCGCCGACGAGCTCTACCGGGCGACCGCGACGAACCTGCACGGCGGCGGGTTCGCCACGGTCACCTCGACGAAGGAAATCCTCGGCAGCCTTTGA
- a CDS encoding GlxA family transcriptional regulator → MRTVGVLLLPGSRAFDLGVIGEVWGVDRTDSGIGPFEVRICAPGRDRVAIHPFGQVEATHGLSGLAGCDLVLVPGRVDPHAEVPAAAVAALRKAHRAGITVASLCSGAFTLAAAGLLDGRSVTTHWRLLDDLENVARDAVVQRDVLFTDEGAVLTSAGVVGGLDLCLHLVRRDHGAEVAAALARRLVMPPAREGGQRQYVDNPLPPKPSRPSVSSTMDWALARIAEDIGVDDLVGHAGLSERTFHREFAAATGVTPGRWLRAQRVRLARRLLETTELPVERVAQRSGLGTAANLRRRLRADVGVGPDSYRRTFRSVTVEAWPSTSTSS, encoded by the coding sequence ATGCGAACCGTGGGTGTGCTCCTCCTGCCGGGCAGCCGGGCCTTCGATCTCGGCGTGATCGGCGAGGTCTGGGGCGTGGACCGGACCGACAGCGGCATCGGCCCCTTCGAGGTCCGGATCTGCGCGCCGGGCCGTGACCGGGTCGCCATCCACCCGTTCGGCCAGGTCGAGGCGACACATGGGCTGAGCGGGCTGGCGGGCTGCGATCTCGTCCTCGTGCCCGGCAGGGTCGATCCGCACGCCGAGGTGCCCGCGGCCGCCGTCGCGGCGCTGCGCAAGGCGCACCGGGCCGGGATCACCGTGGCGTCGCTGTGCTCCGGGGCCTTCACCCTGGCCGCGGCCGGTTTGCTGGACGGCCGGTCGGTCACCACGCACTGGCGGCTGCTGGACGACCTCGAAAACGTCGCTCGCGACGCCGTCGTCCAGCGAGACGTCCTGTTCACCGACGAGGGTGCCGTGCTGACGTCCGCCGGGGTGGTCGGCGGGCTGGACCTCTGCCTGCACCTGGTGCGCCGTGATCACGGCGCCGAGGTCGCGGCCGCCCTCGCCCGGCGGCTCGTGATGCCGCCCGCGCGCGAAGGCGGCCAGCGGCAATATGTCGACAACCCGCTGCCGCCGAAGCCGTCGCGGCCGAGCGTTTCGTCCACAATGGACTGGGCGTTGGCGCGGATCGCCGAGGACATCGGCGTCGACGACCTCGTGGGCCACGCCGGGCTGAGCGAGCGGACCTTCCACCGCGAGTTCGCGGCGGCCACCGGCGTGACGCCCGGACGCTGGCTGCGCGCGCAGCGGGTCCGGCTCGCACGCCGTCTGCTGGAGACGACCGAGCTCCCCGTCGAGCGCGTCGCGCAGCGCTCCGGCCTCGGCACCGCCGCCAACCTGCGGCGACGGCTGCGGGCCGACGTCGGCGTCGGGCCCGATTCGTATCGCCGGACGTTCCGGTCGGTTACCGTCGAAGCATGGCCGAGTACGAGCACATCCTCGTGA
- a CDS encoding NUDIX domain-containing protein has product MDPVQRVSSREVYRNDWMTVREDAVRRLDGSEGIYAVVDKPTCAVIIPFDGAWFHLVEQFRYPLGQRRWEFPMGTAPNRADVPPLELAARELREETGLIAGSMTDLGRTDVAPGISSQRGRVFLATDLTQGEAQREVEEQDMRTAWFELDEFEKMIVTGDITDAQTLAAYTLLLMHERG; this is encoded by the coding sequence ATGGACCCCGTTCAGCGTGTCAGTTCGCGTGAGGTGTACCGGAACGACTGGATGACCGTGCGCGAGGACGCCGTCCGGCGGCTCGATGGTTCCGAGGGGATCTACGCCGTCGTCGACAAACCCACCTGCGCCGTGATCATCCCCTTCGACGGCGCCTGGTTCCACCTGGTCGAACAGTTCCGTTATCCGCTCGGGCAGCGGCGCTGGGAGTTCCCGATGGGCACCGCGCCCAACCGGGCCGACGTCCCGCCGCTCGAACTCGCCGCCCGCGAACTGCGCGAGGAGACCGGGCTGATCGCGGGGTCGATGACCGACCTCGGCCGGACCGACGTCGCCCCCGGCATCTCGAGCCAGCGCGGGCGCGTGTTCCTGGCCACGGACCTCACGCAGGGTGAAGCCCAGCGCGAGGTCGAGGAGCAGGACATGCGGACGGCGTGGTTCGAGCTCGACGAGTTCGAGAAGATGATCGTCACGGGCGACATCACCGACGCGCAGACGCTGGCCGCCTACACGCTGCTGCTCATGCACGAACGCGGCTGA
- a CDS encoding patatin-like phospholipase family protein, with amino-acid sequence MADSPKRVDLVLEGGGVKGIGLLGAVLELHEAGYSFPRIAGTSAGAIVAALVAAYQKAGKDLGGLEAVMNDMDCHRFQDQSLLDKLTGPIGDGVDLVLHDGMHTGDYLAEWLTPLLEEAGVRTFADLAIDDPEGTLLSYQRYSLVVHVSDLTRRVLVRLPWDYSQYGRDPGEEKIVDAVRASMSIPFYFRPVQVDVRPEGTVTWVDGGLLSNFPITVFDRTDTKKPRWPTWGVKLSGEPAAGRDKPVKSALRIAIGSLETLLSDWNRYRLHEEGVNRRTVYVDTTGVSAVDFGLGEEEKKHLFENGREAARRFLEKIVPQ; translated from the coding sequence ATGGCTGATTCTCCGAAGCGTGTCGATCTGGTGCTGGAAGGCGGCGGCGTCAAAGGCATCGGGTTGCTGGGCGCGGTGCTGGAGTTGCACGAAGCCGGTTATTCGTTCCCGCGGATCGCCGGGACGAGCGCGGGTGCGATCGTCGCGGCGCTGGTCGCCGCTTATCAGAAGGCCGGGAAGGATCTCGGCGGTCTGGAAGCGGTGATGAACGACATGGACTGCCACCGGTTCCAGGATCAGTCCTTGCTCGACAAGCTCACCGGCCCGATCGGCGACGGTGTCGATCTGGTCCTGCACGACGGGATGCACACCGGCGACTATCTCGCCGAATGGCTGACGCCGCTCTTGGAGGAGGCGGGAGTGCGCACTTTCGCCGATCTCGCCATCGACGATCCCGAAGGTACTTTGCTTTCGTATCAACGGTATTCCCTCGTCGTCCACGTCAGCGATCTGACCCGCCGCGTGCTCGTCCGGCTGCCTTGGGACTATTCCCAGTACGGCCGCGATCCCGGTGAGGAGAAGATCGTCGACGCCGTCCGCGCGTCGATGTCGATCCCGTTCTACTTCCGGCCGGTGCAGGTCGACGTCCGCCCCGAGGGCACCGTCACCTGGGTCGACGGCGGGTTGCTGTCGAACTTCCCGATCACCGTCTTCGACCGGACAGACACGAAGAAGCCGCGCTGGCCGACCTGGGGCGTGAAGCTTTCCGGGGAACCCGCCGCCGGCAGGGACAAACCGGTGAAGAGCGCGTTGCGGATCGCCATCGGTTCGCTCGAAACCCTGCTTTCGGACTGGAATCGTTACCGGCTGCACGAGGAAGGTGTGAACCGGCGGACGGTGTACGTCGACACGACCGGTGTTTCCGCCGTCGACTTCGGGCTCGGTGAAGAGGAGAAGAAGCACCTCTTCGAAAACGGGCGGGAGGCCGCGCGGCGGTTTCTGGAAAAGATTGTGCCGCAGTGA